A region of the Chlamydia felis Fe/C-56 genome:
GATTCGTGAGTTCGAAACTCGTGGTGAGGAAGCTTATCTGGAAGGATTAGCTGGAGGTTTTTATCATTCCTATAGTGGTCAAGAAGCTGTTGCCACCGCAGCTTTGGCCAACACAGGATTAGACCAATGGTTTTTTTCTTCATACCGTTGTCATGCTCTAGCCATATTACTAAACATTCCCTTGCGTTCACTTGCTGCGGAATTATTAGGGAAAGAAACGGGCTGTGCTTTAGGCAGAGGTGGATCTATGCATATGTGTGGTCCAAATTTCCCTGGAGGTTTTGGTATTGTAGGAGGACAAATTCCCCTAGCAGCTGGAGCCGCATTTGCAATAAAATATCGTGGTGAGGATAAAATTTCTCTAGGTTTTATTGGAGATGGAGCCGTTGCTCAAGGAGTGTTTCACGAAACGTTAAATTTTGCTTCGCTTCATAACCTTCCGCTTATGCTTATTATAGAGAATAATGGCTGGGGAATGGGAACAGCTCTTAAGCGTGCTATTGCTAAACTGTCTATAGGAGAATCTCAAGGGTCTTCTTACGGAATACGCTCTTTTACTTTGAATGGTTTTGATCTATTTAACTGTCTCACAGGCTTTAAGGATGCTTATGAATATATGTTAAAGACTCGCCGACCAATTATTATTGAATGTTTATGTTCGCGATTTAGAGGCCATTCTATTTCAGATCCTAACCTCTATAGAAGTAAGGAAGAAATGCAATGCCTTATAAAAAAAGATCCCATTATTTTTGTAAAAAACTGGTTAATCCGTTTAGGAGTGCTTTCAGAAGAGAATTTCCAAGCGATGCGACAAGAGTGTAGGAGTGAGGTCGTGAAAGCGTTCACCGAAGCAAAATCAGATCCAGAACCAACGATTGCCACATTAGAAGAAGGTGTTTATGCCTAAGCACGTTACATTGGAAATCCGAGAAGCTATTAGAGAAGCCATAGACGAAGAGATGGCCAGGGATCCTAATGTATGCATACTGGGAGAAGAAGTCGCCGAGTACAACGGTGCCTATAAAGTAACAAAAGGTCTTTTAGACAAATGGTCGTCATCACGGGTTATTGACACACCCATTAGCGAAGCTGCATTTGCAGGAATTGGCATTGGAGCTGCGTTAACAGGTCTTCGTCCAATTATAGAATTCATGAGCTGGAACTTCTCTTTAGTTGCTGCGGATCAAATTATCTCGCACGCCGCAAAAATGCATTACATGACTGGTGGAAAATTTTCTGTTCCTATTGTATTTCGCGGTCCCAACGGAGCTGCGGCCCAAGTATCTTGTCAACACTCTCACTGTGTAGAAGCTCTCTACGCTAACATCCCCGGCTTAATTGTTGTTTCCCCCTCTAATCCTTTCGATGCTAAGGGATTATTAAAATCTGCAATTAGGAATGATAATCCCGTACTCTTCTTAGAAAATGAGTTGGAGTACAATCTCAAGGGTGAAGTCCCCATTGAAGAGTACCTGGTTCCTATTGGCAAATCTCGTATTATCGAGGAAGGTAAAGACCTAACGATCATTACTTATGGTCGTATGGTTTCTATTGTAAAACAAGCTGTAAACATAGCTAAACAACGCTATGGTCTTTCTATAGAAATTCTTGATCTGCGAACAATTAAGCCTCTAGATATCTCTGGAATATTTTCTTCAATAAAGAAAACAGGAAACTGTATAGTTGTAGAAGAGGG
Encoded here:
- the pdhA gene encoding pyruvate dehydrogenase (acetyl-transferring) E1 component subunit alpha; translation: MPDSFHYNIASKESDESSVKNIIDVFGAPRCLELLKQMLLIREFETRGEEAYLEGLAGGFYHSYSGQEAVATAALANTGLDQWFFSSYRCHALAILLNIPLRSLAAELLGKETGCALGRGGSMHMCGPNFPGGFGIVGGQIPLAAGAAFAIKYRGEDKISLGFIGDGAVAQGVFHETLNFASLHNLPLMLIIENNGWGMGTALKRAIAKLSIGESQGSSYGIRSFTLNGFDLFNCLTGFKDAYEYMLKTRRPIIIECLCSRFRGHSISDPNLYRSKEEMQCLIKKDPIIFVKNWLIRLGVLSEENFQAMRQECRSEVVKAFTEAKSDPEPTIATLEEGVYA
- a CDS encoding alpha-ketoacid dehydrogenase subunit beta, with amino-acid sequence MPKHVTLEIREAIREAIDEEMARDPNVCILGEEVAEYNGAYKVTKGLLDKWSSSRVIDTPISEAAFAGIGIGAALTGLRPIIEFMSWNFSLVAADQIISHAAKMHYMTGGKFSVPIVFRGPNGAAAQVSCQHSHCVEALYANIPGLIVVSPSNPFDAKGLLKSAIRNDNPVLFLENELEYNLKGEVPIEEYLVPIGKSRIIEEGKDLTIITYGRMVSIVKQAVNIAKQRYGLSIEILDLRTIKPLDISGIFSSIKKTGNCIVVEEGHYFAGISAEIITEIIEHVFDYLDSPPLRVCQRETPMPYNKTLEQATLPNVHRILDTIEKIMR